The Balneolaceae bacterium DNA segment CAAGCATTTGATGGCCGTGGTCGGGTCGCATCGGGATGTTGAGGTCTGTACGTCCTTCCTCTTTTCGCCGGTGTTGTTCCAGGATTAATGCTTTCATAACCTGAACTAAATTTCCATCACCCTCAAGATGATTGGCCTCATGAAAGGATCGTCCGGATTCATGTTTTACACTTCTGAAATGAATAAAATTAATTCGATGTCCAAGAGATTCGGCCATTTTTGGCAGATCATTATCTTGTCTGGCACCATAGGAACCTGTACAAAATGTCAGTCCATTGTAAGGTGAATCCACAGATTGAATGATTGCTTTCGCATGTTCTTCAGTGCTTACAACCCGCGGGAGCCCAAAAAGCGGAAAGGGCGGATCGTCGGGATGAATGGCCATTCGAACTCCAACCTCTTCCGCAACCGGAATGATCTCCTTCAAAAAATAGATCAGGTTGGATTGCAGATCTTCGGCTGATATTCCGTCATAGGTCTTTAACATCTTCCGAAACTCTTCATAGGAATATCCCTCTTCGGAGCCGGGAAGGCCTGCAAGAATGGTTTCGGTCAGTTTTTCAATTTCCTCATCGTCAAGATTTTCAGCATACTCTTTGGCCGCCTTTAGGGTGTCATCGTTATATTCATTCTTTGCTCCTTTTCTTTTCAGGATAAACAGATCGAACGCAGCAAATGCAGTTTCATCGAACCTGAGGCCGGTTGATCCATCATCCATCGGATGTTGCAGGTCTGTCCGCGTCCAGTCCAGAACCGGCATAAAATTGTAGCAGATGGTATCGATTCCACATTCACTTAAATTTCGGATCGACTCTTTATAATTCTCGATCCATTTTTGGAAATCACCTTGCTGTCGTTTTACATCTTCATGAATGGGAACACTCTCCACGACCGACCATCTGAATCCGGCATCTTCAATTTTATTTTTGTGAGCATTGATTTCATCCACCGGCCAAACTGATCCGATCGGTATTTGATGAAGAGCACTTACAATTCCTGTGGTGCCTGTCTGTTTTATATCTTCGAGTGTGGTGGTGTCGTATGGGCCAAACCAGCGCCATGTCTGTTCAAAATGCATTATAATTTGTAAATGTTTTTAAGAAAAAATTCAGGTTTTAATTTTGCTTCTTGACCGTTCCGTTTCGGTTCATTAGATTGAAGTCCTTAACCGGTTAAGTAATCTATAATATAAATGAAAAAATATGACTTCTCTCAACAGACGTGATTTTATTAAAACATCAGCAATAGCCGCCGGAGGTCTTGCGATGGGGCTGTCAGCAAAGAGTTATGGTCGTGTACTTGGAGCAAACGATCGGATCAATGTAGTTTTTATGGGGTGCGGCCGGCGTGTTCCCGCTTATTATAACAGTATAGGTGAGAATAAAAACACTCATCTCTCCTATGTTTGTGATGTGAAAAAGAGCCAGCGGGATAGAGTATTTTCTGATTTACATGGGCGTCTGGATTATACTCCGGATGGAATTGAAGATATTAGAGTAGCTTTGGATGACGATGCAGTTGATGCCGTTTTTATTGCCACTCCGGATCACTGGCATGCACCTGCCGCCTGGATGGCGATGGAAGCCGGCAAACATGTTTACGTTGAGAAACCTTTGACCCACAACTCAGCTGAGAATGAATATTTGATAGAATTTCAGCAAAGATATAACAGGGTTCTCCAGATGGGGAATCAACAGCGGTCTTCATCGCATACCAAAAAAATTATTAATGATATTCATAATGGTGTGATTGGCCGTCCTTATAAAGCAGTAGCGTTTTATAGTAATCAGCGCGGAGAGGTCCCGAATCAAACCCGGCAGGCTCCGCCAGAAGATCTGAACTGGGATCTGTTCCAGGGACCGGCACCAAGGCGACCCTACACTCACAATACGTGGAATTATAACTGGCACTGGTACGGCTGGGATTATGGTACGGCAGAAAGCGGCAACAATGCCCTGCACGAACTGGATGTTGCCCGGTGGGCTCTTCAGACCGGTTATCCGGAGAAAGTTACTGCTGAAGCATTTAAAAACCATTACCCGGATGATGGCTGGGAGATGTACGATACCATGTATGCCACCTATTACTTCCCGAATGACCTGGTGATAAACTGGGACGGAAAAAGCCGCAATGGATTTAATACGTATGACGGTGGCCGCGGAACTGTGATTTATGGAACTGAAGGTACCGTTTGGGTGGATCGTTCACTGTATAAACTGTATGACAGAAGCGGGGACCTGGTTCGGGCTGTGTCCTCAGGCGGAAGTGAATCCGGAACGGCGCTCGGCGGCGGCGGGGATATGTCCACTACCCACATAGCTAATTTTTTTGATGCCATTCGCGGGCAGGCTGATCCGGTTTCTCCGGTGGATGAAGCAGTGAAGAGTACACAGTTATGCCATTTGGCAAACACGGCATACCGATCCGGAAGTGACCTGGAAGTGGATCCATCCAACGGACGAATTCTCGATAATGATAACGCCATGCAATACTGGGGACGAGAATATGAACCCGGCTGGGAGCCAAGCATATAGAAACTTCCCCTCTTGAGAGGGGACAGATCTAATCGCGTTCAGCGATTGGATCAGGGGTGTGTTGAGTTCGATGTTGATATCGAAACCACTTTTTTAACAGGATTTTTGTATTGAATTTAACACACCTCTAAATCTCCTCTCGAGAGGAGACTTCTCAAAAAAACCTAATTATTTTACTTAGTAAATATCATGAAGAAAACTACCATAGCACTTTTAGCAATATTTATTGGAATCGTGATGCTTCCAAACCAGTCACTTTCTCAGAATTGGCAGCCGATGTTTGAAGGTGAAAACTTTGACGGCTGGACCAAACTGAATGGAGATGCTGAGTACGAAATTGAAAATGATGTGATCACCGGAATTGCGAGGTTGAATACGCCGAATACGTTTCTGGCCACCGATCAAACCTACAGTGATTTTATCCTGGAGTTTGATGTGAAGGTTGATCCTCGTCTGAATTCTGGTGTTCAAATCCGCAGTGAAAGCAGGGATGATTATATGAATGGCCGTGTTCACGGTTACCAGGTAGAGATCGATCCGTCTCAGCGGGCCTGGAGCGGTGGGATTTATGATGAAGCACGGCGCGGCTGGCTCTATCCGATCACAAAAAACGAAGCCTGTAACGATGCTTTTCGAAATGGGATGTGGAATTCATACCGGATTGAGGCTGTTGGAAACGAGATTAAGACATGGGTAAACGGCGTTCAGTGCTCGAATCTTAATGATAATATGACATCCGAAGGATTTATTGCTCTGCAGGTTCACAGCATACATGACCAGGAACAAGAAGGGGCAACTGTTCAATGGAAAGATGTTAAAATTCTGACGGATAACCTGAGTGCCCATCGAATGAAAGATGATCCTGATGCAGAAGTGATTAACTGGGTGCCAAATCAATTAACAGAATCAGAAAAAAGACATGGCTGGCGGTTGCTTTGGGACGGCAAAACCACAAATGGCTGGAGAGGTGCTAACGCAGATACATTCCCGGACAGGGGATGGGTCATTGAAGGCGGCGAGCTGTCAGTGATAGAATCCGATGGGACCGAATCACCGTTTGGGGATATTGTGACCGAACAGGAGTTCAGCGATTTTATCTTTGAGTTGGAGTTCAAAATTACGGAAGGAGCCAACAGCGGGATTAAATATTTTGTGATTGAAGGGTTGAATCCCGGAAGCGGATCTGAAATCGGCCCGGAATTCCAGATTTTGGATAACGAAAATCACCCGGATGCCGATCAGGGAGTAGCCGGAAACCGGACGGTAGCCTCACTTTATGATATGATAACAGCAACGAATCTGTCTGAAGATAACAGGGATGATATACGGTTTAAGGGCAACGGAGAGTGGAACAAAGCCCGAATTGTAGCCAAAGGAAATCATGTAGAGCATTGGCTGAATAATGTGAAAGTTGTTGAGTACGAACGCGGTTCACAGATCTATCGAAATCTTGTTCAAAAGAGTAAATATAATGTGTATGAAGATTTCGGGGAGGCTGTATCGGGGCATATTCTTCTCCAGGATCACGGAAACAGGGTATCGTTCCGAAGCATAAAGATTCGTGAGCTGTAGTTAATTTGATCACATTTTATAGAGTGATCATATGAAAAAAAATGTACGCTTGATTGATATTGCGGAGAAGCTGGATCTCACAAAAGTGAGTGTATCGAAAGCACTTCGCGATCACCCGGATATTTCGGAGAGCACCCGTAAAAAAGTAAAAAAAGTTGCGGGTGAAATGGGATACAGGCCCAATCTTGTGGCACGATCACTCACCTCTCAAAAATCACAAACGATTGGTGTGATTATCCCGAAAATGGCTCACTATTTTTTTGCACCTGTTATTGAAGGTATTTATAAATCGGCCAATAGCAGTGATTATGAAGTGGTTTTGGGTATCTCTCTTGAAGATAAAATGCTCGAAAGAAAACATCTCGAATCGATGTTAAATATGCGAGTTGATGGTTTGTTGGTTTCCATTACTGAACAGACAAGAGATTCCGAACGATTTAATATTGTACGCGAAATGGGAATTGACCTGGTGTTTTTTGATCGCGGATTTGCGGATGCCGGGTTTACCTATGTTAAAGTGAATGACCGATTAAGTTCCAAAGAAGGGGTGATGCATCTCATAGAAAATGGATTCACAGATATTGCTCACTTGGCAGGATATCAGAGTGTGGAAATTGGACGGGGGAGAAAACTGGGGTATATGGATGCATTAAAAGAAGCTTCAATAAAGCCTGATGAAAATGCAATTGTGGAGGGAGGATATAGTGAAAAAGACGGATATCGTTC contains these protein-coding regions:
- the uxuA gene encoding mannonate dehydratase — protein: MHFEQTWRWFGPYDTTTLEDIKQTGTTGIVSALHQIPIGSVWPVDEINAHKNKIEDAGFRWSVVESVPIHEDVKRQQGDFQKWIENYKESIRNLSECGIDTICYNFMPVLDWTRTDLQHPMDDGSTGLRFDETAFAAFDLFILKRKGAKNEYNDDTLKAAKEYAENLDDEEIEKLTETILAGLPGSEEGYSYEEFRKMLKTYDGISAEDLQSNLIYFLKEIIPVAEEVGVRMAIHPDDPPFPLFGLPRVVSTEEHAKAIIQSVDSPYNGLTFCTGSYGARQDNDLPKMAESLGHRINFIHFRSVKHESGRSFHEANHLEGDGNLVQVMKALILEQHRRKEEGRTDLNIPMRPDHGHQMLDDLKKETFPGYSCIGRMRGLAELRGVEMGIRAGIEK
- a CDS encoding Gfo/Idh/MocA family oxidoreductase; this encodes MTSLNRRDFIKTSAIAAGGLAMGLSAKSYGRVLGANDRINVVFMGCGRRVPAYYNSIGENKNTHLSYVCDVKKSQRDRVFSDLHGRLDYTPDGIEDIRVALDDDAVDAVFIATPDHWHAPAAWMAMEAGKHVYVEKPLTHNSAENEYLIEFQQRYNRVLQMGNQQRSSSHTKKIINDIHNGVIGRPYKAVAFYSNQRGEVPNQTRQAPPEDLNWDLFQGPAPRRPYTHNTWNYNWHWYGWDYGTAESGNNALHELDVARWALQTGYPEKVTAEAFKNHYPDDGWEMYDTMYATYYFPNDLVINWDGKSRNGFNTYDGGRGTVIYGTEGTVWVDRSLYKLYDRSGDLVRAVSSGGSESGTALGGGGDMSTTHIANFFDAIRGQADPVSPVDEAVKSTQLCHLANTAYRSGSDLEVDPSNGRILDNDNAMQYWGREYEPGWEPSI
- a CDS encoding DUF1080 domain-containing protein, which encodes MKKTTIALLAIFIGIVMLPNQSLSQNWQPMFEGENFDGWTKLNGDAEYEIENDVITGIARLNTPNTFLATDQTYSDFILEFDVKVDPRLNSGVQIRSESRDDYMNGRVHGYQVEIDPSQRAWSGGIYDEARRGWLYPITKNEACNDAFRNGMWNSYRIEAVGNEIKTWVNGVQCSNLNDNMTSEGFIALQVHSIHDQEQEGATVQWKDVKILTDNLSAHRMKDDPDAEVINWVPNQLTESEKRHGWRLLWDGKTTNGWRGANADTFPDRGWVIEGGELSVIESDGTESPFGDIVTEQEFSDFIFELEFKITEGANSGIKYFVIEGLNPGSGSEIGPEFQILDNENHPDADQGVAGNRTVASLYDMITATNLSEDNRDDIRFKGNGEWNKARIVAKGNHVEHWLNNVKVVEYERGSQIYRNLVQKSKYNVYEDFGEAVSGHILLQDHGNRVSFRSIKIREL
- a CDS encoding LacI family DNA-binding transcriptional regulator; translated protein: MKKNVRLIDIAEKLDLTKVSVSKALRDHPDISESTRKKVKKVAGEMGYRPNLVARSLTSQKSQTIGVIIPKMAHYFFAPVIEGIYKSANSSDYEVVLGISLEDKMLERKHLESMLNMRVDGLLVSITEQTRDSERFNIVREMGIDLVFFDRGFADAGFTYVKVNDRLSSKEGVMHLIENGFTDIAHLAGYQSVEIGRGRKLGYMDALKEASIKPDENAIVEGGYSEKDGYRSFKKLLKQYGKPEALFAVTYPVGLGALECMNDHDINPKDVTILAFGGSEFNKHLVNPFICIEQPTYELGKRAFRQIEKELNSENQIKPEIIELSATLGEQKTF